A single window of Rhodococcus jostii RHA1 DNA harbors:
- a CDS encoding cytochrome P450, producing MFAPAPALPVSDADPFALDVLQDPLPFQANLRDAGPVVYLRRYDVFALGRYEQVHAALTDWQSFQSAAGVGLSNFRYETPWRPPSILLEADPPHHDAPRAVLSKILGPRALQKLRAAWIQDAEALVDQLLANTTEFDAVTDLAAAFPLRVFPDAVGIPDAGRENLLPYGDHAFNAFGPANGLVEKGAPRVAELSGWVNAQCARDALTGDGFGAQIWAAADRGDITYEQAPLVVRSLLTAGVDTTVNGLAAVLYAFATHPDQWARLRENRTLARTAFDEAVRWESPVQTFFRTATRDTEIGGATIPDGKKILMFLGAANRDPRRWENPEVFDLGRNPSGHVGYGMGIHQCVGQHVARLESEALLTALASRVHSLEIAGPVHRHLNNTLRSWESVPVKVRLP from the coding sequence ATGTTCGCCCCCGCTCCCGCGTTGCCCGTCAGCGACGCCGACCCGTTCGCCCTCGATGTCCTGCAGGACCCGTTGCCGTTCCAGGCAAATCTGCGGGACGCCGGCCCCGTCGTGTACCTGCGGCGGTACGACGTCTTCGCGCTGGGCCGCTACGAGCAGGTCCATGCCGCGCTGACCGACTGGCAGTCGTTCCAATCCGCTGCCGGGGTCGGCCTGAGCAACTTCCGGTACGAGACCCCGTGGCGTCCGCCGAGCATCCTGCTCGAGGCCGACCCGCCGCATCACGACGCTCCGCGGGCGGTGCTGAGCAAGATTCTGGGCCCCCGCGCGCTGCAGAAACTCAGGGCAGCGTGGATTCAGGATGCGGAGGCCCTCGTCGACCAGTTGCTCGCGAACACAACCGAATTCGACGCGGTCACCGACCTCGCCGCCGCGTTCCCGCTGCGGGTCTTTCCGGATGCCGTCGGCATTCCCGACGCCGGACGGGAGAACCTGCTGCCGTACGGGGACCATGCATTCAACGCGTTCGGTCCCGCCAACGGTCTGGTGGAGAAAGGGGCGCCGCGGGTGGCCGAACTGTCCGGCTGGGTCAACGCGCAGTGCGCCCGCGACGCGCTCACCGGCGACGGTTTCGGTGCGCAGATCTGGGCGGCGGCGGACCGCGGCGACATCACGTACGAGCAGGCGCCGCTCGTCGTGCGCTCGTTGCTGACGGCGGGGGTGGACACCACGGTCAACGGACTCGCGGCCGTGCTCTACGCGTTCGCGACGCATCCGGACCAGTGGGCGAGGCTGCGCGAGAACCGCACGCTGGCCCGGACGGCGTTCGACGAGGCGGTCCGGTGGGAGTCGCCGGTCCAGACGTTCTTCCGCACCGCCACCCGCGACACCGAGATCGGCGGCGCGACCATCCCGGACGGCAAGAAGATCCTGATGTTCCTCGGCGCCGCGAACCGGGATCCCCGCCGGTGGGAGAACCCGGAAGTATTCGATCTCGGCCGCAACCCGTCGGGGCACGTGGGGTACGGGATGGGAATTCACCAGTGCGTCGGCCAGCACGTCGCCCGGCTCGAATCGGAGGCGCTCCTGACGGCACTGGCCTCGCGGGTGCACTCACTGGAGATTGCCGGGCCGGTTCACCGGCACCTCAACAACACGCTGCGGTCGTGGGAATCCGTGCCGGTCAAGGTGCGGCTGCCCTAG
- a CDS encoding PDR/VanB family oxidoreductase produces MPQNPVSSGAPANAALQVVAKEVVAESVVALTLRHPDGRRLPDWAPGAHIDLLLPNGLTRQYSLCGDRWDAYSYRVGVLREPAGRGGSAYVHDVLAEGDLVGVGGPRNNFPLVPAPRYLFIAGGIGITPLLPMVRQAELMGIDWQLLYGGRTRTSMAFRDELAAYGDRVSVVPRDEQGHLDLSAHLAAEAADAKVYVCGPGPLLAAVENCCTDWPVGTLRTERFVPKDNGVPLRDEPFEVELARSGLAVTVTPGASVLDAVQAAGVDVLSSCREGTCGTCETTVLAGAPDHRDSVLDDEERSAGDCMLICVSRSCSDRLVLDL; encoded by the coding sequence ATGCCACAGAACCCGGTTTCTTCCGGTGCGCCAGCGAACGCGGCGCTACAGGTTGTCGCCAAAGAGGTTGTCGCGGAAAGTGTTGTCGCGCTGACCTTGCGTCACCCCGACGGACGGCGCCTGCCCGACTGGGCACCGGGGGCCCACATCGACCTGTTGCTCCCGAACGGGCTGACGCGGCAGTACTCGCTGTGCGGCGACCGGTGGGACGCGTACAGCTACCGGGTCGGGGTGCTGCGGGAACCGGCGGGCCGGGGCGGGTCGGCGTACGTCCACGACGTACTCGCGGAGGGTGATCTCGTCGGGGTCGGCGGTCCGCGCAACAACTTCCCGCTCGTCCCCGCACCGAGGTACCTGTTCATCGCCGGCGGTATCGGGATCACCCCGCTGCTGCCGATGGTCCGTCAGGCGGAGCTGATGGGAATCGACTGGCAACTCCTGTACGGCGGCCGCACCCGCACGTCCATGGCGTTCCGGGACGAACTCGCCGCCTACGGCGACCGGGTGTCCGTCGTGCCTCGCGACGAGCAGGGCCACCTCGACCTGTCGGCGCATCTCGCCGCGGAGGCCGCCGACGCGAAGGTCTACGTGTGCGGGCCCGGACCACTCCTCGCCGCCGTCGAAAACTGTTGCACGGACTGGCCCGTCGGCACGCTGAGGACCGAACGCTTCGTGCCGAAGGACAACGGCGTACCGCTGCGCGACGAACCGTTCGAGGTCGAACTCGCGCGCTCCGGCCTCGCGGTGACGGTGACGCCCGGCGCCAGCGTCCTCGACGCCGTGCAGGCGGCCGGGGTCGACGTTCTGTCCTCGTGCCGCGAGGGCACGTGCGGGACCTGCGAAACCACCGTCCTCGCCGGCGCCCCCGACCACCGCGATTCGGTCCTCGACGACGAGGAGCGGTCCGCCGGCGACTGCATGCTCATCTGCGTCTCCCGGTCCTGCTCCGACCGCCTCGTGCTCGACCTCTGA
- a CDS encoding TetR/AcrR family transcriptional regulator C-terminal domain-containing protein translates to MTAETDPKAEPRVPLTRERVLNAAVALADDSGVEALTMRRIAETLGVEAMSLYRHVKNKDDLLDGMVDVVFGEIDLPPNGRDWKSAMRRRAISVRDVLARHRWATVLMESRTTPGPATLRHHDAVLGILRAAGFSIESAAHAFSALDSYIYGFAMQETSLPFGSSDELTDVAESILGSVPADEYPHLTEFVRQHAMAPGYDFGDEYEYGLDLILDGLERAGGPSLPS, encoded by the coding sequence ATGACGGCCGAGACCGACCCGAAGGCAGAACCCCGCGTCCCCCTGACCAGGGAGCGCGTCCTGAACGCCGCCGTCGCCCTCGCCGACGACAGCGGCGTCGAGGCACTCACGATGCGCCGGATCGCGGAGACGCTCGGGGTGGAGGCGATGTCGTTGTACCGGCACGTGAAGAACAAGGACGACCTCCTCGACGGCATGGTGGACGTCGTCTTCGGCGAGATCGACCTGCCGCCGAACGGTCGCGACTGGAAGTCCGCGATGCGCCGGCGCGCTATCTCCGTACGGGACGTGCTCGCACGGCACCGCTGGGCCACCGTCCTGATGGAATCGCGGACAACCCCCGGCCCCGCGACGCTCCGGCACCATGACGCGGTGCTGGGCATTCTGCGGGCAGCGGGATTCTCCATCGAGTCTGCCGCGCATGCATTCTCGGCCCTGGACAGCTACATCTACGGCTTCGCGATGCAGGAGACGAGCCTGCCGTTCGGCTCCTCCGACGAGCTCACCGACGTGGCGGAATCGATCCTCGGCAGCGTCCCGGCCGACGAGTACCCCCACCTCACCGAGTTCGTGAGGCAGCACGCCATGGCACCCGGATACGACTTCGGTGACGAGTACGAATACGGACTCGACCTGATTCTCGACGGACTCGAGCGGGCAGGCGGACCGTCTCTGCCCAGTTGA
- a CDS encoding NAD(P)-dependent alcohol dehydrogenase: MESPTHADSRMKAVAQDVYGPPEVLELRDVERPVPADDEVLVRVHAAGVDRGVAHLVTGLPYPLRLAGYGLRRPKAAVPGMDLAGRVEAIGRDVTGFRPGDDVFGIGAGTFAEYACAPAAKLAHKPADLTFVQAAAIAISGLTALQGVRDHGRVTAGQAVLIIGASGGVGTFAVQVAKAYGAEVTGVCSTAKVDLVRSIGADHVVDYTREDFTRLGRRYDVVLDIGGNSSLSRLRRVLTPRGRLVIVGGETDGRWLGGTDRQLRALALSPFVSQTLCVFVSKEDGNDLLVLRDLVESGDVTPVIDRTYSLSEAATALRRLVDGQVRGKLVVTVSAG; this comes from the coding sequence ATGGAGTCACCGACCCACGCCGACAGCCGCATGAAGGCCGTCGCCCAGGACGTCTACGGCCCGCCCGAGGTCCTCGAGCTGCGGGACGTCGAAAGACCGGTTCCCGCCGACGACGAGGTGCTGGTCCGAGTGCACGCGGCGGGTGTCGATCGCGGTGTGGCACACCTCGTGACCGGTCTCCCATATCCGTTGCGCCTCGCGGGCTACGGCCTCCGCCGGCCCAAGGCCGCTGTTCCTGGGATGGATCTGGCCGGACGCGTCGAAGCGATCGGTCGCGACGTCACGGGATTCCGCCCCGGCGACGACGTGTTCGGCATCGGCGCCGGAACCTTCGCGGAGTACGCGTGCGCACCGGCGGCAAAGCTCGCGCACAAGCCCGCCGATCTGACGTTCGTGCAAGCCGCGGCGATCGCGATCTCCGGGCTGACGGCGCTGCAGGGTGTGCGCGACCACGGCAGGGTCACGGCGGGGCAGGCGGTGCTCATCATCGGCGCGTCCGGCGGCGTCGGCACGTTCGCCGTGCAGGTGGCCAAGGCGTACGGGGCGGAGGTCACGGGCGTGTGCAGCACCGCGAAAGTCGACCTGGTCCGGTCGATCGGAGCCGACCACGTCGTCGACTACACACGCGAAGACTTCACCCGACTCGGGCGGCGCTACGACGTCGTCCTCGACATCGGCGGCAACTCGTCCCTTTCCCGCCTGCGTCGTGTCCTCACCCCGCGCGGCCGACTCGTCATCGTCGGCGGCGAAACCGACGGACGGTGGCTGGGCGGCACCGATCGCCAGCTGCGCGCACTCGCGCTGTCCCCCTTCGTGAGTCAGACACTGTGCGTGTTCGTCTCGAAGGAGGACGGTAACGACCTGCTCGTGCTCCGCGACCTCGTCGAGTCCGGCGACGTCACACCCGTCATCGACCGGACGTACTCGTTGAGCGAGGCCGCCACCGCACTCCGGCGGCTCGTCGACGGTCAGGTTCGCGGGAAGCTCGTGGTCACCGTGTCCGCCGGCTGA
- a CDS encoding IclR family transcriptional regulator translates to MARVHTGESVLARTVRIVESFRSDDSLLTVSEIARRSGLHISTTSRLIDELVGCGWLEREDRKVRIGVRLWEVVSRASPTLGLREAAMPFMEDLHAVVGQHTQLGVLEGDEVLFIERLTAPGAVVNYTRIAGRMPLHVSSSGLVLLAHGPAELQERILSEPLKVYTDNTIRTARQLRGVLADVRRHGYILCAGHLYPDTTGVAVPVRDGHGKVVAALSVIVPNDEKAYAQIPALQAAAKGITRVMAAAST, encoded by the coding sequence ATGGCACGTGTGCACACCGGCGAGTCCGTCCTGGCCCGGACGGTGCGGATAGTCGAATCGTTCCGTTCGGACGATTCGCTGCTCACGGTGTCCGAGATCGCGCGACGGTCCGGTCTCCACATCTCCACGACGTCGCGGTTGATCGACGAACTGGTGGGGTGCGGCTGGCTCGAGCGTGAGGACCGGAAGGTGCGGATCGGGGTCCGCCTGTGGGAGGTCGTGTCGCGGGCGTCCCCGACCCTCGGGCTCAGGGAAGCGGCGATGCCGTTCATGGAGGACCTGCACGCCGTCGTCGGGCAGCACACTCAGCTCGGTGTCCTCGAGGGCGACGAGGTGTTGTTCATCGAGCGGCTCACGGCACCGGGCGCCGTGGTCAACTACACGCGCATCGCGGGTCGGATGCCGCTCCACGTGTCCTCGTCCGGGCTGGTCCTGCTCGCGCACGGACCGGCGGAGCTGCAGGAGCGCATACTGAGCGAGCCGTTGAAGGTCTACACCGACAACACGATTCGCACCGCACGACAGCTGCGAGGAGTGCTCGCCGACGTCCGCCGGCACGGCTACATCCTCTGCGCCGGACACCTCTACCCGGACACCACGGGCGTCGCGGTCCCGGTGCGGGACGGCCACGGCAAGGTGGTCGCCGCGCTGTCGGTCATCGTGCCGAACGACGAGAAGGCGTACGCGCAGATCCCCGCGCTGCAGGCGGCCGCGAAGGGCATCACCCGCGTGATGGCGGCGGCGTCGACGTGA
- a CDS encoding ABC transporter permease: MSTATVSRYRPVEPAPVSSSDFTGTLHFLRLFLRRDRIALPLWILIFAFAPALYVASIADIYTSDAQLAEFAATTAASPAQIAMYGPIFNSSLGSVGVWKAGIYYTLIGLVVILTVIRHTRAEEETGRAELLDSTSVGRYSGLTAALLLAGGASVVTGILCAAALLARDLPVGGSVAFGTSLACSGLVFTAVAAVAAQVSTGARVARGVALTVLGIAFALRAVGDAGSGTLSWFSPLGWGLQIRPYADERWWVVVPSLVTALVLTWAAYALLRRRDVGAGLIAERPGPTDASPALAGTLGLAWRMHRGTLAAWTAGLGLYGLLIGSAAKGIGGQVGDSQTIRDIITRMGGSQSLEESFIGYAFTMLAVAAAAYAISASLRLYSEENAQRLEPVTAGSVGRVRWASSHILFAMLGPAVAMIVAGVAAGLTYGASIDDVGGALPDVIGAALVQLPAIWMLAGVTVLLFGVVPRFTPVAWGVLVAFLLIFMVGSIAQFPQAVLNLEPFSHAPKLPGGQFEATPIVWLLLITVVLIVVGVAAFRRRDLR; the protein is encoded by the coding sequence ATGAGTACCGCAACGGTGTCCCGGTACCGGCCCGTGGAGCCGGCGCCGGTGTCTTCCTCGGATTTTACGGGGACACTGCACTTTCTGCGGTTGTTCCTGCGCCGGGATCGGATCGCGCTGCCGCTGTGGATCCTGATCTTCGCGTTCGCGCCCGCGCTGTACGTCGCGAGCATCGCCGACATCTACACCTCCGACGCCCAGTTGGCGGAGTTCGCGGCCACCACGGCGGCCAGCCCCGCGCAGATCGCCATGTACGGGCCGATCTTCAACTCCAGCCTCGGCTCGGTGGGTGTCTGGAAGGCCGGTATCTACTACACGCTGATCGGGCTGGTGGTGATTCTGACGGTCATCCGGCACACCCGCGCGGAGGAGGAGACCGGCCGGGCGGAGCTTCTCGACTCGACCTCCGTCGGACGGTACTCGGGCCTGACCGCGGCGCTGCTCCTCGCCGGCGGCGCCTCCGTCGTCACCGGGATCCTGTGTGCGGCAGCGTTGCTCGCCCGGGACCTTCCGGTGGGCGGTTCGGTCGCGTTCGGGACGTCGCTGGCCTGCTCCGGTCTGGTGTTCACGGCGGTCGCCGCCGTTGCGGCGCAGGTGAGTACCGGCGCCCGTGTCGCGCGCGGCGTCGCGTTGACGGTGCTCGGGATCGCGTTCGCGTTGCGCGCGGTCGGTGATGCCGGGTCCGGCACCCTGTCGTGGTTCTCACCGCTCGGCTGGGGCCTGCAGATCCGTCCGTATGCCGACGAACGCTGGTGGGTGGTCGTCCCCAGCCTCGTCACGGCACTCGTACTCACCTGGGCGGCATACGCTCTCCTGCGCCGACGCGATGTCGGCGCCGGTCTGATCGCCGAACGCCCCGGCCCCACGGACGCGTCGCCGGCGCTCGCCGGCACGCTGGGACTGGCGTGGCGGATGCACCGCGGCACACTCGCGGCCTGGACGGCCGGGCTCGGTCTGTACGGCCTGCTCATCGGCAGCGCCGCGAAGGGGATCGGTGGCCAGGTCGGCGACAGCCAGACGATCCGGGACATCATCACCCGGATGGGCGGCTCGCAGTCGCTGGAGGAATCGTTCATCGGTTACGCGTTCACCATGCTCGCGGTCGCCGCCGCGGCCTACGCGATCTCCGCGTCGTTGCGGCTGTATTCCGAGGAGAACGCCCAGCGTCTCGAACCCGTTACGGCCGGTTCCGTCGGCCGCGTCCGGTGGGCATCGAGCCACATCCTGTTCGCCATGCTCGGACCTGCGGTCGCGATGATCGTGGCCGGAGTGGCCGCCGGACTCACGTACGGTGCATCCATCGACGACGTGGGGGGAGCCCTGCCCGACGTGATCGGGGCGGCGCTCGTGCAACTTCCCGCGATCTGGATGCTCGCCGGCGTGACGGTCCTCCTGTTCGGTGTGGTCCCGCGGTTCACGCCGGTGGCCTGGGGTGTGCTCGTCGCGTTCCTCTTGATCTTCATGGTCGGGTCGATCGCGCAGTTCCCGCAGGCGGTGCTGAATCTGGAGCCGTTCAGCCACGCCCCGAAGCTGCCGGGTGGGCAGTTCGAGGCGACGCCGATCGTGTGGCTGCTCCTGATCACGGTGGTGCTGATCGTGGTGGGCGTGGCGGCGTTCCGGCGGCGCGACCTGCGCTGA
- a CDS encoding ABC transporter ATP-binding protein: MSAIIEVRNLVKTFGRTRALDGLDLEVGEGEVHGFLGPNGAGKSTTIRVLLGSLHSDSGEATVFGRDPWRDAVALHLDMAYVPGDVTLWPSLSGGETIDLLARMRGGLDETRKQDLIERFDLDPRKKGRAYSKGNRQKVALVSAFSSDARLLLLDEPTSGLDPLMEQVFRECVAEARDRGVTVLLSSHILSEVEALCERVTIIRAGRTVESGTLASMRHLSRTSITAELLGDPGDLSRIDGVADIEFDGATLHCQVDSEHLGELIRVLGDTGVRSLVSQPPTLEELFLRHYEIDDGTTTSSDAVEKVRA, translated from the coding sequence ATGAGTGCGATCATCGAAGTGCGCAACCTGGTGAAGACGTTCGGACGAACCCGGGCGTTGGACGGACTCGACCTCGAGGTCGGCGAAGGGGAGGTGCACGGGTTCCTCGGGCCGAACGGCGCCGGCAAATCCACCACCATCCGCGTCCTCCTCGGCAGCCTGCACTCCGACAGCGGTGAGGCCACCGTGTTCGGCCGCGACCCGTGGCGCGACGCCGTCGCCCTGCACCTCGACATGGCGTACGTCCCCGGCGACGTGACCCTGTGGCCGTCGTTGTCCGGCGGCGAGACCATCGACCTCCTCGCCCGGATGCGCGGCGGACTGGACGAGACCCGCAAGCAGGATCTGATCGAGCGTTTCGACCTCGACCCGCGGAAGAAGGGTCGGGCGTATTCGAAGGGCAACCGTCAGAAGGTGGCATTGGTGTCGGCGTTCTCGTCCGACGCTCGCCTGCTGCTGCTCGACGAACCGACGTCGGGCCTGGATCCATTGATGGAACAGGTTTTCCGTGAGTGCGTCGCCGAGGCCCGCGACCGCGGTGTGACGGTGCTGCTGTCCAGTCACATCCTGTCGGAGGTGGAGGCGCTGTGCGAGCGGGTCACCATCATCCGGGCCGGACGGACGGTCGAATCCGGAACCCTGGCGTCGATGCGGCATCTCAGCCGTACGTCGATCACCGCCGAACTTCTCGGTGACCCCGGCGATCTGAGCCGCATCGACGGCGTGGCGGACATCGAGTTCGACGGGGCTACGCTGCACTGCCAGGTCGACAGCGAACATCTCGGCGAGCTCATCCGGGTGCTCGGCGACACCGGGGTACGCAGCCTCGTCAGTCAGCCGCCGACCCTCGAAGAACTCTTCCTGCGGCACTACGAGATCGACGACGGCACGACCACGTCGTCCGACGCGGTGGAGAAGGTGCGGGCATGA
- a CDS encoding TetR/AcrR family transcriptional regulator, which translates to MRSTSAGSEVPQPDLTTRARVRDAAITVFGNHGFSTGVRAIATAAGVSPGLVIHHFGSKDGLRAECDEHVLRIIREQKAEAISTPGPAGAMHALAEIEQYAPLVAYIVRSFQAGGGLGESLFEHMVEDTEQYLAMGVAAGTVRPSRNPKARARYLTLYNVGAMLLYLQMRADKETPLDYATAIRDLATDVTLPALEMYTEGLLPDSSTLEAYLATEDGAAQAGAAPAEHTDSPN; encoded by the coding sequence ATGCGTTCAACCAGTGCCGGTTCCGAGGTCCCGCAACCCGATCTGACCACGCGTGCCCGAGTGCGCGACGCGGCCATCACGGTGTTCGGCAATCACGGTTTCAGTACCGGAGTGCGGGCGATCGCCACCGCCGCCGGGGTGTCACCCGGTCTGGTGATCCACCATTTCGGCTCGAAGGACGGCCTGCGCGCCGAATGCGACGAGCATGTCCTGCGGATCATTCGGGAGCAGAAGGCGGAGGCGATTTCGACGCCCGGACCGGCGGGCGCCATGCACGCCCTCGCCGAGATCGAACAGTACGCCCCGCTCGTCGCGTACATCGTGCGCAGTTTCCAGGCAGGTGGAGGACTCGGCGAATCCCTCTTCGAGCACATGGTCGAAGACACCGAGCAGTATCTCGCGATGGGCGTGGCGGCCGGAACTGTCCGGCCCAGCCGCAACCCGAAGGCGCGGGCGCGCTACCTCACCCTCTACAACGTGGGTGCCATGCTGCTCTACCTGCAGATGCGTGCCGACAAGGAAACTCCGCTCGATTACGCCACGGCCATCCGCGACCTCGCCACCGACGTCACGCTGCCCGCCCTCGAGATGTACACCGAGGGCCTGTTGCCGGATTCGTCGACCCTCGAGGCGTATCTGGCCACCGAAGACGGTGCCGCGCAGGCGGGCGCTGCACCCGCAGAACATACCGACTCCCCGAACTAG
- a CDS encoding SRPBCC family protein — protein sequence MTEKNGIPTVVTVGRIIAAPARTVFELIADPAQQPRWDGNDNLAEAAAGQRVRAVGDVFTMTLTTGGIRDNHVVEFEEGQLIAWLPSVQGLQPPGHLWRWELDRLDEAHVRVTHTYDWSRLTDEKRLERARATTSDRLLASVDRLAELAEANGPSPDL from the coding sequence ATGACCGAGAAGAATGGGATTCCCACCGTCGTGACCGTCGGCCGCATCATCGCGGCCCCGGCGCGGACGGTCTTCGAACTGATTGCCGACCCGGCACAACAGCCGCGTTGGGATGGCAACGACAACCTGGCCGAGGCCGCCGCCGGGCAGCGGGTACGCGCCGTCGGCGACGTGTTCACCATGACGCTCACCACCGGCGGCATCCGCGACAACCACGTGGTGGAGTTCGAGGAGGGGCAACTGATTGCCTGGCTGCCCTCGGTGCAGGGTCTTCAGCCGCCGGGGCATCTGTGGCGCTGGGAACTCGACCGACTCGACGAGGCGCACGTCCGCGTCACGCATACCTACGACTGGTCGCGATTGACCGACGAGAAACGCCTCGAGCGGGCCCGGGCCACCACGTCGGACAGGCTTTTGGCCTCTGTCGACAGGCTTGCCGAACTCGCCGAGGCGAACGGCCCCTCGCCTGACCTGTAG
- a CDS encoding glutaminase, producing the protein MIGHQGVNPVDPTLLGICVAEVTGLAFNSVVALELHDGSPMNPMADAGAVATTALIPASRLPNHRRDEIPDPSIEQRSQS; encoded by the coding sequence ATGATCGGTCACCAGGGGGTGAACCCGGTGGATCCCACCCTGCTCGGCATCTGCGTGGCCGAGGTCACCGGGCTGGCATTCAATTCGGTCGTGGCGCTCGAACTCCACGACGGCAGCCCGATGAATCCCATGGCCGATGCCGGTGCGGTCGCCACCACCGCACTCATTCCCGCGAGCCGGCTTCCGAACCACCGCAGAGACGAAATCCCCGACCCGTCCATCGAACAGAGGAGCCAATCATGA
- a CDS encoding WS/DGAT/MGAT family O-acyltransferase, with protein sequence MLLPMAPTDSLFLLGESREHPMHVGGLAVFTPPEGASAADVRAMFDAALVGDQVAAPFRKRARRSVTSFGQWGWDTLPHHEVDLEHHVRRDALPQPGGMTELMTLVSRLHGTLLDRSRPLWEMHLIEGLADGRYAIYTKIHHALADGASAMRLLRDSMSEDPHRRNMPTPWQPRNPLAAVPDAGVAVSGGLGSALPAMAWDAARAAVGEMAGLLPAAVNTVDRALHGKGGAVSLTAPHTLFNVPISGARHVAARSFPLERIRLLAKHADATINDIVLTMCAGTLRAYLHTRDALPDNPLIAMVPVSLRAPNTGAGGNRVGVLMCNLATHLPDPAHRLETVRNCMNEGKAALQAMSPAQVLAMSALGAAPLGVEMFLGRRGPLRPPFNVVISNVAGPRTPLYWNGARLESLYPLSIPTTGQALNITCTSSDDQIVFGLTGCRRTVPDLHPMLDQLDAELDLLETAVGL encoded by the coding sequence ATGCTGTTGCCGATGGCACCGACCGATTCACTGTTTCTGCTCGGCGAGTCCCGCGAGCATCCGATGCACGTCGGCGGCCTGGCAGTGTTCACGCCACCCGAGGGGGCGTCCGCGGCCGATGTGCGCGCGATGTTCGATGCCGCGCTGGTCGGTGACCAGGTGGCGGCGCCGTTCCGCAAGCGGGCCCGCCGCTCGGTGACCTCGTTCGGCCAGTGGGGCTGGGACACCCTCCCGCACCACGAGGTCGACCTGGAACACCACGTGCGCCGCGACGCCCTGCCTCAGCCGGGTGGAATGACCGAACTGATGACCCTGGTGTCGAGGCTGCACGGCACCCTGCTCGACCGCAGCCGCCCCCTGTGGGAGATGCACCTGATCGAGGGACTCGCCGACGGCCGCTACGCGATCTACACCAAGATCCACCACGCCCTCGCCGACGGGGCATCCGCGATGAGGCTGCTCCGAGACAGCATGAGCGAGGACCCCCACCGTCGGAACATGCCCACACCGTGGCAACCCCGCAACCCGCTGGCGGCCGTGCCGGACGCGGGCGTCGCGGTTTCGGGCGGGCTCGGCTCCGCACTGCCCGCGATGGCGTGGGACGCCGCCCGCGCGGCGGTCGGCGAGATGGCCGGACTCCTGCCCGCGGCGGTCAACACCGTGGATCGTGCCCTGCACGGCAAGGGTGGTGCGGTGTCGCTGACCGCACCGCACACCCTGTTCAACGTGCCGATCAGCGGAGCCAGGCACGTCGCCGCCCGGTCCTTCCCCCTCGAACGGATCCGCCTGCTGGCCAAGCACGCCGACGCCACCATCAACGACATCGTGCTGACGATGTGCGCGGGCACCCTCCGGGCCTACCTGCACACCCGCGACGCGTTGCCGGACAACCCCCTGATCGCGATGGTCCCCGTCTCCCTCCGCGCGCCGAATACCGGGGCCGGCGGCAATCGGGTGGGAGTGCTCATGTGCAACCTGGCCACCCACCTCCCCGACCCCGCGCACCGCCTCGAGACCGTCCGCAACTGCATGAACGAGGGCAAGGCCGCCCTCCAGGCGATGAGTCCCGCCCAGGTGCTCGCAATGAGCGCCCTCGGCGCCGCCCCGCTCGGAGTCGAGATGTTCCTCGGCCGCCGCGGTCCGCTGCGGCCACCGTTCAACGTCGTCATCTCCAACGTCGCCGGCCCCCGAACCCCGTTGTACTGGAACGGGGCCCGACTCGAATCCCTCTACCCGCTCTCGATCCCCACCACCGGGCAGGCACTCAACATCACGTGCACCAGCAGCGACGACCAGATCGTATTCGGCCTCACCGGCTGCCGCCGCACCGTCCCGGATCTGCACCCCATGCTCGATCAACTCGACGCCGAACTCGATCTCCTCGAGACCGCCGTCGGACTGTGA